One genomic segment of Misgurnus anguillicaudatus chromosome 23, ASM2758022v2, whole genome shotgun sequence includes these proteins:
- the LOC141359437 gene encoding uncharacterized protein isoform X2, translating to MSSSSSGCESPGCSFPDSFQIPWGEFPEALTQALERGRRPGPSLRKEMVRIVVREMMKVSSSISKMNATDVAKKMVAKYPKSLQDVIEGDIIGTGYQSLVKQIQNRVENVKRPSTPKITRRKNWHDSDTDEIPPEKRAKIQDTYGCIHWHVKFLPLGETAESQQQKKEKLKSLFRQSEQSPVPLKLLMKSTFYTQRQEVNNGKDVKYLLENWPYWFDEIGMTVHFNELTGVDLKETFLKNVEQKGERLLHFMKTVAANKTKRFYQAATKLQLLRGEHTGSSEDVTEMVLLLLAYFDEKEDVMFHYVEDTCLAGEVDMDRVPLTPTIVVCGQSCYHSRRMMLSVDQVIVNENISSFITSLCMMFASYYCFNIHYPSTLASTLEFLQRCFFSINPEKGTKVEQTKAKRLHVNPRVLTLIQDLSDHEWRAIYSFFQLLTHNFAN from the exons ATGTCGTCGTCGTCCAGCGGCTGtgagagcccaggttgctcATTTCCAGACTCATTCCAGATTCCATGGGGAGAGTTCCCTGAGGCTTTGACGCAGGCTTTGGAGAGAGGTAGACGTCCAGGTCCAAGTTTGAGGAAGGAGATGGTTAGAATTGTGGTCCGTGAAATGATGAAAGTATCATCGTCCATAAGTAAAATGAACGCTACTGATGTGGCCAAAAAAATGGTCGCAAAATATCCAAAATCACTTCAAGATGTCATAGAGGGTGACATAATAGGCACGGGGTACCAGTCCCTAGTTAAACAAATTCAAAACAGAGTTGAAAATGTGAAACGGCCTTCAACACCAAAAATAACACGGAGAAAGAATTGGCACGATTCTGACACTGACGAAATACCCCCTGAAAAACGGGCAAAAATTCAAGACACTTATGGGTGCATCCATTGGCATGTGAAGTTTCTGCCCCTTGGAGAAACAGCCGAAAGCCAGCAGCAGAAAAAAGAGAAGCTTAAAAGTCTGTTTAGACAAAGTGAACAAAGTCCAGTTCCCTTGAAATTGCTGATGAAGTCGACGTTCTATACCCAACGCCAAGAGGTCAACAACGGGAAAGATGTAAAGTACCTTCTTGAAAACTGGCCTTATTGGTTTGATGAGATTGGCATGACGGTACACTTCAATGAGCTCACAGGAGTAGATCTGAAGGAGACTTTCCTGAAGAATGTGGAACAGAAGGGGGAAAGGCTCTTGCACTTCATGAAAACTGTTGCTGCGAACAAAACCAAAAGATTCTATCAAGCTGCGACAAAGCTACAACTGCTGAGGGGGGAACACACAGGTTCCTCTGAAGATGTCACAGAGATGGTGCTGCTTCTGCTGGCTTATTTTGATGAGAAAGAAGATGTGATGTTCCATTATGTGGAGGACACTTGTCTGGCTGGGGAAGTGGACATGGACAGAGTTCCCTTGACTCCCACAATTGTTGTGTGTG GACAGTCCTGCTATCACTCCAGAAGAATGATGCTAAGTGTAGACCAAGTCATCGTAAACGAGAACATCTCTTCCTTCATCACGTCCTTGTGCATGATGTTTGCCAGCTACTATTGCTTTAACATCCATTATCCATCTACGCTTGCATCAACCCTGGAATTTCTACAGag ATGTTTCTTTTCTATTAATCCTGAGAAGGGGACGAAAGTGgaacaaacaaaagcaaaacgGTTGCATGTTAATCCAAGAGTCCTTACCTTAATTCAAGACCTCTCTGACCATGAATGGCGAGccatttacagttttttccaattgctaacacacaattttgcaaactag
- the LOC141359437 gene encoding uncharacterized protein isoform X1, whose translation MCIFKGQGQESGSLSLATSTGPSTSVPSLSPISMSSSSSGCESPGCSFPDSFQIPWGEFPEALTQALERGRRPGPSLRKEMVRIVVREMMKVSSSISKMNATDVAKKMVAKYPKSLQDVIEGDIIGTGYQSLVKQIQNRVENVKRPSTPKITRRKNWHDSDTDEIPPEKRAKIQDTYGCIHWHVKFLPLGETAESQQQKKEKLKSLFRQSEQSPVPLKLLMKSTFYTQRQEVNNGKDVKYLLENWPYWFDEIGMTVHFNELTGVDLKETFLKNVEQKGERLLHFMKTVAANKTKRFYQAATKLQLLRGEHTGSSEDVTEMVLLLLAYFDEKEDVMFHYVEDTCLAGEVDMDRVPLTPTIVVCGQSCYHSRRMMLSVDQVIVNENISSFITSLCMMFASYYCFNIHYPSTLASTLEFLQRCFFSINPEKGTKVEQTKAKRLHVNPRVLTLIQDLSDHEWRAIYSFFQLLTHNFAN comes from the exons atgtgtatttttaaaggCCAGGGCCAGGAAAGTGGTTCTTTAAGCCTTGCTACCTCAACAGGACCTTCCACGTCCGTGCCATCTCTGTCGCCAATTTCAATGTCGTCGTCGTCCAGCGGCTGtgagagcccaggttgctcATTTCCAGACTCATTCCAGATTCCATGGGGAGAGTTCCCTGAGGCTTTGACGCAGGCTTTGGAGAGAGGTAGACGTCCAGGTCCAAGTTTGAGGAAGGAGATGGTTAGAATTGTGGTCCGTGAAATGATGAAAGTATCATCGTCCATAAGTAAAATGAACGCTACTGATGTGGCCAAAAAAATGGTCGCAAAATATCCAAAATCACTTCAAGATGTCATAGAGGGTGACATAATAGGCACGGGGTACCAGTCCCTAGTTAAACAAATTCAAAACAGAGTTGAAAATGTGAAACGGCCTTCAACACCAAAAATAACACGGAGAAAGAATTGGCACGATTCTGACACTGACGAAATACCCCCTGAAAAACGGGCAAAAATTCAAGACACTTATGGGTGCATCCATTGGCATGTGAAGTTTCTGCCCCTTGGAGAAACAGCCGAAAGCCAGCAGCAGAAAAAAGAGAAGCTTAAAAGTCTGTTTAGACAAAGTGAACAAAGTCCAGTTCCCTTGAAATTGCTGATGAAGTCGACGTTCTATACCCAACGCCAAGAGGTCAACAACGGGAAAGATGTAAAGTACCTTCTTGAAAACTGGCCTTATTGGTTTGATGAGATTGGCATGACGGTACACTTCAATGAGCTCACAGGAGTAGATCTGAAGGAGACTTTCCTGAAGAATGTGGAACAGAAGGGGGAAAGGCTCTTGCACTTCATGAAAACTGTTGCTGCGAACAAAACCAAAAGATTCTATCAAGCTGCGACAAAGCTACAACTGCTGAGGGGGGAACACACAGGTTCCTCTGAAGATGTCACAGAGATGGTGCTGCTTCTGCTGGCTTATTTTGATGAGAAAGAAGATGTGATGTTCCATTATGTGGAGGACACTTGTCTGGCTGGGGAAGTGGACATGGACAGAGTTCCCTTGACTCCCACAATTGTTGTGTGTG GACAGTCCTGCTATCACTCCAGAAGAATGATGCTAAGTGTAGACCAAGTCATCGTAAACGAGAACATCTCTTCCTTCATCACGTCCTTGTGCATGATGTTTGCCAGCTACTATTGCTTTAACATCCATTATCCATCTACGCTTGCATCAACCCTGGAATTTCTACAGag ATGTTTCTTTTCTATTAATCCTGAGAAGGGGACGAAAGTGgaacaaacaaaagcaaaacgGTTGCATGTTAATCCAAGAGTCCTTACCTTAATTCAAGACCTCTCTGACCATGAATGGCGAGccatttacagttttttccaattgctaacacacaattttgcaaactag